TTCCCAAACTTCATTTTATAAAAGtcatagaaaaacatatattatgcaagaattttttagtaaatatttttttattaaaaaattattaaatagaaatcaattttaaaataaaaaataattaatcactatattaactaaaataattattgtttaaaaaaaatattagtatctaaaataatttttattcttaataaaatttataaactagtttctaaattgatatctaattaactacaaagatttaaaaactacaaaaattagctaccaactttagaatttaaattaattaataactaaaaacttagtaatagaaatttaaaaatcaattaaatattaatttagaaactagtttataaattttaataataataaaaattattttagatattaataattttttatctctaaaatagtatttaatttagttaatatagtaattaattattttttctctaaaattgatttctatttaaggattttcttgtaatgatatatatactttattttacttattttttttaaaatattatgaaaaaactttaaattttaaaaaattcgtACTTGAAATGATGAttagataaaaataatcaagaaatttatttcaaattaattatatatatgtgaagagacaaataatttagatttaagTTTGATATGGTAATAATATTATGAGATAACtaatttaaacattaaataaatatgcTAACATTATGAGgtagttataaaaaatataagatatataatttttccaatttgaattaaaaaacaacaagataaataaaaataattctatattaaatatattcaaaCTTAGTTTGCATATTTAcgcataataaaataaatggtGTTGCAATATATCAATTTTAGTCTAAATAAGAATACAATAACACAGTAAAAATACAAAGacataattttagaaataaaagaatCTCGTTACAATCGATAGtttgtgaaaaaaattatttgaatttttaaatttttataatattaagaaattgtttttaattttattttccagAGTTTTTTTCTAAGTTAGgagattttattttagttaaaggAAGAATGGAACAGGGCTTGAAAAATGAAGGATTGGGCCAACAGCCCATCCCATTTTCACCCCAATTTCATATAGGCAAATgctccctgcacccaacacattttaacctgcacccaacataattttaaaaattccaaaaatgccctttattccggaaataaaaatccggaattgaaaataatatatttcggAAAAATATATCCAGAAGTGGTTATTGAGTTTCGAAAATAAAAATCcggaaaaaaaatttaaaattctattcTGGACAAAAAAATCCGGAATTgataaataatacattctggaaAAAAGAATCTGGAAAAAAGATTATTGtgtttcggaaataaaaattcaaaaaaaaaaatgaaaaactcattctggataaaaaaatccgtaatataaaatttcgttcCGGAAAAAAAAATCCGGAACACATATTtcgaaatttttttttaaagatagtTTCGTCTTTTCCACTGGAAtcgggtgcagtgatatggtgcaggaagcaattgcctttcATATATTAAGATCGGCCCACCCATAGTTCATTTGGTGTAAAAGACTATTATGTCCTCGTGCAATTTCCCTTCTCATATATTAAACCCTAACAAAGCCACAGACAGAAACACAGCCTCCTTCGTAAAGCGGAGTGGCAGTCGGAGTTTGCATTCGTTTCAGGTGCTGTTCTGTTGCCTCCACCAACCAAACCAAGCCTGGTAAACAAACATCCTTATTTTGTGTTCTTTCTctttatattaaatttcatgtttaaatttggcctttttaaaggaaaagatGTTGGACTTCTTCAAGATTAGTTTTTGTAAAGTTTGGTTTAATATTATGGTTTTGGGTGCATTGGTGAAGGAGTTTGATTGTCatcagatttttttatttttacatgttTCATGTTTGCCTTCTGAACTCTTGTGTTAGTGTTAGGTTAATTCATTTTATCTAACTTTCCTCCTACTACCTATGTGTTTAGTTTGATCAATTTTATGGCGTCTTTGTCGAATTTAAAATACAGATTTTTTTGTCTGgtttaaagaaatataatagGCAAAATTCAAATTATTGGAATGATTCTTGCTGTTGCTTTTAATTTTCTCAAAGTGGGTAGCGGATTTCATGGAATTCATTTGTCGCCAGATGTTattcttaaatttgaaattcaaaacgattatattatttttaaattatttaaatcagTGGGCatttatctaaaataaattgtaaGATTGGTTCCAAACATTAGAATTCATTATATAGAAAAGTTAATTGAATACTTAAGTATATTGAATTTTATTCTTAGCAGGCCCCAAGTAATACTGTGAAGAAATCCATATTGAAGTAGTGTAGCAAGGTGAAAGAGAGTAGAAGAGAATGGCAAAGTCTTTGAGATCAAAGAAGGAGAAGAGGCTGAGGGCTATTCGaagggagattgttgaacctttCTATGACAAGAAAGAAGCTGCTAAGCTAGCTGTCCAGGAGGCTGCCCTTGCTGCACCGAAGTTGGAGGTTCCTTCCAAATCAAATAATGCCATGGATGTGGCCACTTTGACTAGCAACACCATGGGTACCTTCCCTCTGCTTTGTATATGTGACATTTGCGGATTGAAATGAATTTCCTGAATAGTTCTGATTATATGTTGGTTATTGTGATAATGTTATTTGTATATATGTCGAGATTGATTAGAGTGGAATTGATCTTATGCTATTTGTTACATGagtaagccaagaatgaaaccCGTGGTTTCTGTTCTTCATGCTGATCGGAGCTGTGTTTAAAAGATGGTGTTGCTTTACCCTGCTCATCATCTGTTATCTTGCTGAACACCAACCATATGCTTGTCAAAGCTATGTTGcataatcaaattatttttctaaaagaaaaatCCCAAATCCATGTtttctttttagtatttattGTCATCTGATTACcttgcaataaaaaaaatctaatatacCCTATTTGCTTTTGAAATTTTCAGATGTGGAGATGGCTGACAGCAATAAAAACATGGGTTCCTTAAAACCTACTGGTGGAAttgggaagaaaatgaaaaagaaattgaaaatagCTAAAAACAAGCGCCGTGGTaaaggaaagcttgggaaaAAGCGTAGAATATGACTCCAAGTAAAGAATGGTAATGATATCTCATTTATTTGCAGCATGAATTCTTATATTGCATCTTCACGCTGTACATTACATCCACTGGTTTCTTATTTTGGAAATAtaactatcaaggttttagTTAAGAATGTCAAATTGATCTGTTAGTCTCTGATATGGATTTTTAAATATCTCTATACTTCGAAACTTTGTAAGTAGGTCCTGTAGTTTTAACCAAAAGTAGATGTGATATTCCTGATCAATGATAGTGCTTAAAAGGACCTATTTGAAAATTTCAAATAGTTTAGGAAACATGTTACTAGTTTTTTTGTTGTTGGTCCTTTAACTATTTCGGAAGTTTTAAATAGACCATGTACTTTATTGGGGATTGGAATTATCCACCTAACTTTGAGGGAACAGGGAACCTTGACTTTAAAAAAGAAATGTTCTATTTGGCTTCTTGATCTAGAAAGTTACTAATTCGGTATATCATGGCATTTTGGTTTACCATTCGTATGTACCTATGAAGTCTGGATGCTTGTTATCATAAAGATACAAAGATATGGAAAATTCTTATAAATGTAAGATTTAATGCTGTTTCGATATGTGAACATATATACAAGATAACATCAGGTGATATTTAGTGTCATAGTTGGCAAAGTGGTACCTTTAGGAACTTTTGACAAGACCTCAAGAGTTAAATTTGATTGATACAACcaaatgtttaaaattatatatgtaaagAGAGATTAAGTCACTCTAAGAATAATTCTGAAAAGGTAACCTCCATTCTCActtgtttattttcttgatgTCTTATGGTTATAATGAGTAATCAATCTTAAccattaaatttaaagaaaaatgaatTGCAAGATGTTGAGTAACTCTTTCCGAATTACTCTTATAACTTGATCCTTcctcataatatattttttttataacataagTAAATCTTGTTATTCAAGTACATacaaattttttcaaaattagtttaaaaaatcTGCAGGATAATATGACTTGATTAGAATTTAAATTGTGAAAAGTTGATAAAGGTGTCATTTTACCAAATTTGACATTTGGTTTCATCTGATTGAGTCATGTGTGGTTTTAACCTCTACCTTGTGATAGTGATTATGaaattaataaatagaaaaaagttTTGTTGAAAATCAGTGTAACTTACTAACAGTATGTCATACTTTTGTGCATGTTTTGTATGAGTTTTGTGGATTGTAGGTTTGCTTAATGCAATGATAACCTTGGTTTGTTTTTGCTTTTGTAGGTTGTATTGAAGCTATTTAAGAGCTCCTGTGTGCAATTTATCTTGATTCATggatagttttaaaattttgacaTAGAAGATGAAAACCATTGAAATCTCTATGATAAGCTGAGAACCTTTTAGTAGCTACCCATAATAGGGTATTTAATTCTGTACCAGGCTAgtttctttttttattctaatttctTAAGTCCTATGTTCCTTTATGAAAATGGCCTTGAAGAACTTGCCAGCCATTTGAATTCCTATATGAAAGTTACTTTCAAAGTGTCTCTGCAATACCATACTTTAGCACCAAACTTGTACACTTTTACAAATTTTACTATTgaactttaaaattttatgagaatttttaaattatacttattttaattttaatcgaCGATCATTACTAAAGGGTATACATACGTTGTCAATATGATTTGATTCAGTCTAAAGTGaatattgttatattttaaatcatttatgttttaaaactGAATATTTTATGTTAACAAATTTTACTATTGAAGTTTTAATTTGGTAAACTTTATTActgttttctaattttataaatttttttactttcgtgaatataaactaaataaattttaaaattttaattttatcattttgtcATTTGGATACTAATTCATTAATAGTGTTATATAATGTGACTAATAAatcagaaaaactgttttatttaatgtttattttttaatattaaattatttatttaatgcttcTGTAATATAGTctgataaattaatttaaaattttaagatattaatttctttaattacatttatgtttaaaattttatcttataatttcAACATTATTTGGGTTGATGTTTGGGTATCGGTAGAATAACTACTATGCCCATAAATAGCTATATAATACGATTGAATGAGAAAATTATAGAgaaatttaaaacttattttaaataataaatattaattatgataacCTTTTGAAATTCCATTGagattattttcataatatacTCGATATATTATATATCATTGCAAATAGTTAAATAACAATTGTAGAATGAAATTTTTGAATAATCCATTGTTTGTAAATCCAAGTGataataaactttttaaaaaatgcaCCTAcctcaataataatataattgtcACGGtagactctttcttcctacacctccaatacggttttatcattttttctgcCATCTcattaggggtggcaaagcgggccagcTCGCCCCACACTTGGCCCGCAAAAATGTGGGACGGGTTGGCCCGCTCCgcaaatatcaaatatcactatttttccacttccaaaacattaaacatacctaatttcaaaaacataaaacataaacattaattaaaaaaatattaaacataaacattattgacattcttccatttcaataacattggatgtcgccttagaagaactttcatcaattttttcataattataatcttcccGTCATCTGCAcacattaaaacaatgacattttctttttcttgcgAGTTAGCGGGCCAGCACGCCCCGCCCTGCGCGGGCCGCGGGCTAATGCGGTTTAGCGGGTTGAAATGGTTAGCCTGTCCCGTGTTTTTTACCTGCGGGCTGTGGGCCAGCCCGCATGGCCCGCCCCACTTTGCCATCCCTACATCTCATACATAATCCTTTTTGGATTTGAAATAGACCTATGAATTATGTAATATGgatatattctggattacataatccgaaattcaatctcatatataaaaaatacttccacattatgtaatctggaaggtaatcacacatttaaaaaaaggatttccaaattacataattctGAAACTAATCTTATATATAGAAAAGACTTCtcgattatgtaatccataaactaatcacaaaaggcttttggattacataatccaaaaactaattttggatttagaaaaagactttcaaattatataatttgaaatattaaaaaaaatattttttgaaatataaaaaacttaTGGAAGTGGCATTAtggtggtgcaggaagaagcagccgaTGTTATAATGTTATATAATGATGGTTGAAACTGTTGTTAGAAACTTTAATTTTCAACTATTCAACACTctaaaattttctttaaaaagttTCTTTTCCACTTATGCAAACGAAATACCATCATCCCATGACTTCCCCACAAATTTGATTTACAGAAAAAGGATTTATGATATTTCATCCGcacataatataaatattttagtagTATAGAAAATTATTACAGGTTTCAGGTTTTTCtgactaatttttgttttaagtatttgattttttctttaaatatttaatatatgaattttttttgttaagatACATGAAagagatattaatttatatttattttggtcTAAAATATTCTTCTAATATTTTTTGTCTcttaatactttttattataagaaccaatgtttttttttatacggTAATATATTAGATCCATATATAATACGGAAACATATTTAACTCTATTATCAATATATCATgctattaatatatattatattgattaattgAGGTAAAATTCTAAAGCCTCTTACACTattgaaaatgaaagaaaaactcCCGTTTACTTATTTTCCCCTCTTTCCTTTTAAGAGAAAGTATAGAAATTAAATAGTAAGAATATATGgttaaaataataagaagtaTAAGGGAAATGACATTCCTCTTCTTAAAAAGAACCTATCTTCACATAATAGGACCAAACAAACAAGGTTATACAGCAAGACAATTAAAGGGATTTGATAGCAATTTAAGTGTAACTACAACCATTGATTCTTCATTTGTCTATTATCACTTTGTCCTAGCTATTTTTAATGTTATCATCTGTCCTAATTAAGCAactctattttaatttatagaccttctttttcttctttcttcggtATCAATGGCCACACGCCtgcatttagtttttttattgtataaagaAAACTATTTTAAGTGAAAAAACATCGAAGTTATAAAGAAGTAGAATAAAAAAGTTACTTAAATATAGATAACGTCCaaatgaaaagagaaattgTTGAGACAAAGAATTCTttgagttaaatatgtttttattttctatagtataatataaaattgattttctgtctacaaactttaatattttgtGGGTTAATATATTAATGGTTGTATTTTgttattgtttattttgtacaattagttattagttataagttctcaaattattttaactaaCTTGTAACTCCTTTGTACAATAACTTATATCTACCTTGTTGCACgacataataatataaaatattaatgcaCCTTCTACCAtgctttttgaattttgaattcatcATCCTATATCTCACAACAACTAATGttacttcttttcttttcatttttctttggCTCATCTAACACACGCTCTGTGCAACATAAGTGATTCTTGCTCTTTCTAAAAACTTATCTTTCATTaacaaaaactaagagaacaaCACATGCTacatttttataaatgaaaaaatcaAGTAGAAACActtattttaaagaattaaaagTCAAATTTGCAACtagaaagtaaaaatatatttactttttataaaacaaaattttaaaatgaccAAAAGTActtgaaattaataaattttataaataacacTAATGGCAGAAGGATCCCAGAAAATATATTTGGAGTTGAGTTTTAGAAAATGTAATGCCAAATTGAAAGTTGCTATCATTCACATCATAAGGGTATTTGCCGGCATGCAGCATTAATATTGTAGAGTTGTACTTATGTATCTCTCTCAACCTTTTATCATCTTATcaatatcatattttatatatattcctTTCTCTTGTGGATGATATCTAAGATCTCATATTTCCTCTTTTTCTACCTATGTGTCTTTTTTCATATCATTGCCATACATATTTTGTCTTCCCTACATATTTTATTCCCACAAAACTATTATGTTATTTCGCAATACTTTTGGGATTAGTCTCTCTTGTTTAAACAacaaaaaatggaaaataaaattagGATACGGTATGTcaaatcatattttaataaaatcttGACATATTAAGTAATGGAATAATTTATTCTAATATAaccattttttaaaacattatttctttttttgttaacttttaaaataaaataagattttgttTCTGTAAAAGTTATGATTAAGAGAAAAAGACACTTTGTCACTCTGAATAACTTTTTTAGgaataaaaaaagagagaataaaAGTTAACTAATAATGGTTGAGTGAACGTGTTATGTCCTGATTCCATCATAAATGGAATAATTTGTAGAGACTATGAGGACAAAAGCAATCCAGAGACCGGCCTTaattactttaataataaataaaataaaccatTTCATTGGATATATTTGTATTCTTATCATATAATTGAAAGTTTCACCTAGATactatttatctattttaatatttttttaaattatacacattttaatgattaaaagataaaattacaCAGAATTACAAATTCCTTTCATTTTAATACAATAATATCCTACgcatcttaataattatttaacctATGTCAAATGACTGAGTATTTGTACGAATACAATTTCTACCACATCCTTTTAAATTTTAAGGATTTTGATACATTTTTCCTATATTAATAGATATTAAATTACTCTAatgtctttatttattttttaataaataatttattacatattttttatttacatttaaaaatcataactatttttattaaaaaaatcttaaaagcATTTTAAGACAGAGATGTTTGATTTTCAGAAttggaaaatttaaaaatctaaatgataatattataaattatgctTCAgcaactttaaaatattttcgaaaaataataaaattttaatttgagaTAATTATAtttcgaaaatattttattaattagagAGTGAgttaaaatatgaatatttttttaaaaccaaaatGATAATATTACTTGTAATAATATTATCTGTTTCAAAAGAGTTGAAATTAGAGATTAGTAGCAACGCTCATTGACAGAATTTGAGTggtcttaaatttaaaaaatatttgtacgCAAGTGATATGTATAACATGATGATGATTACTAGGCACATTAACTGTATAACATAATGATGATGTCCACCATGAAGTGCCACTAAGTACATGAAGGAATCAAACCCGAGTCCACTAAATAATGGAAGAAGTTATAACCATTATACCAAACCAATTTAGTCAACAATACcattatatataaacaaaaatgtATTTCAACTCCAATATAATTAGATGTTTATAACCTTGCACTCATttaactttaaatgatttaaatgATATGAGTGCAAGtctattattttttcaatttatgtTTGATGAAATCAAGATCTCTAATATTaggtatataaattaattaactttttaacATGGAGAATGTTGATATTTTTGGTTTCCTTAACCTCAATTTATagtttaagaataaaaaaatgaaatattatatttacatTCAACTATTAATCCATGAATcctgaaaaaatatttaagaatatttgtACATGATCCCATTTATTGCTAAAGTACAAATCACTTTCTTTAGATCTTACATAATTAATTCAACATCCTTAatcaattttcttattttaggtCATAttgaaaattgatattttttttttcacatataataattttgtgggttttaataacaaaataatatttttttgtttatccAATATATTGTAAATTATTGATGACTTTTCTTTTTAGTGTTATTAATTTATGCAATGTATTAGATGGTTAATCCACTCCATCTTCACATAATCTACTTGAATGAATACTAAGGTATTTAGTTTTTACATTGAGACTATATATAGTCTTAGTTATTCAATCTTAGAATAATTGGAATCCACTATCTTTATATGATTAACACAAATAATCTACAGAGAAACATATAAAAGACAAGTAACAATAAAAGATTAAGAGGATATGTCCTACCATTAGATCACATCAAGAGGAAACCAACCAATTAAACTCTTGATCACTCAAGAGGAAACAAACTAAAAACACTCAAACaacacaaaaagaaaaatgttaccCGAAAACACAACATATTTATCACTAATAGAAACTAGATACCAATGCATTTTCTAGtctctaataatatctaatttagtaaacataactaattattatttttttctctaaaacttgatttttatttaatgattttcttgtaatattcATTGTTGTATACTTTAATATGTTTTCACcattataaatgttaattatGATTATTGTTGGTACAAAATATTTAGTTGTGATTGTTGTAAGTAATTATAGTAAACTTAAATAGAATTGAGTAGAAATAGTTATCATATAGCAAGAGTATGAGTGGATCACATTTACCTAGATTGATAACTCTTCCCAATGAACGAACCAAGGCATGACTTGGGAATAATTACATTTCCAACTAAGGAAAAAGTTATATGTTTAATAACCAAAAATTATACATGAGAACTTGTTGACATATAAATTGAGAACTTGTTGACATATAAATAgagaacaaaaatataaaatctatatgtgtttagtaaaacattcatttaaattatcattactaaaatatcattaagtaaaatttaattttagagaaaagtagttatattgattaaattaaatattattttagagactgaaaaattattgatatctaaattaggttatattattgataaataatttctaaattagtatctagttagctaccaaggttttaactaccaattattaaGTTTGAAAGTTGATAGCTAAAACCGTAGctaataattatatatcaatttaaaaaatgtttattaataataaaaactaatttaaatattaataaatcttttagtctttaaaatagtatgtaatttaatcaatttatcaactaattattatttttttatctaaaattaatttctatttaatgattatcCTATCGTGTagataaaattgttttatctatTTAATAAAGTATCTTTGTAATAacttttagtttatttaaataagatattagtctttcaaaacaatttatttagataaaacttatattttattattttatttcttaaagtaataataaaaatttctaatgtgtaaattatgtttattataaatatttttggattattgtgacaatttttttggattattgatttaaggttaatatttttattacggttttcattattcaattatttttaataaaatatttatgtattaaTTATGAAATGATAATGATTTAAAACTATAATGaagaataaatattaaataatacttgaaatttaatttaaataaaaaatttagattataaaaatttaaaataaattgaaaataaaattttataa
The sequence above is a segment of the Phaseolus vulgaris cultivar G19833 chromosome 2, P. vulgaris v2.0, whole genome shotgun sequence genome. Coding sequences within it:
- the LOC137811673 gene encoding uncharacterized protein; protein product: MAKSLRSKKEKRLRAIRREIVEPFYDKKEAAKLAVQEAALAAPKLEVPSKSNNAMDVATLTSNTMDVEMADSNKNMGSLKPTGGIGKKMKKKLKIAKNKRRGKGKLGKKRRI